GAGCAGGACAGGGAGGAGGAGAAGGCCCGCCGCGAGTTCGAACGCGCCAGGGAACGGCTCCTCCGCGAGCAGTCCCACGTCCAACGCGCCCTCGCGCGGCTGGAGGCCAACGGCGACGAGACGGGCGCGGCCGAACTGCGCGCCAAACTCGACGAGGTGGGAGAGGCCATCAACGACGTCGAGGCGCGCGAGGCCAACATCCGCACCGGATACGTCTACGTCATCTCCAACATCGGCGCCTTCGGCGAGCGCATGATCAAGATCGGGATGACCCGCCGACTCGACCCGATGGACCGCGTCCGCGAACTGGGCGACGCCTCCGTGCCGTTCCGGTTCGACGTGCACGCCCTGATCTTCAGCGCCGACGCGCTCGGCCTGGAGTCCGGCCTCCACGCCGCCATGGAGGCGCAACGCGTCAACCGCGTCAACCGGCGCCGCGAGTTCTTCTACGCGACCCCGGCCCAGGTCCGAGCCGCTCTGGAGAGCATCCCCGGCGACCACCTCGTGGGCAACCACCTCCTCGAGTACCGCGAAGAGCCCGAAGCCGCCGAGTGGCGCGCCAGCAGCCCCTGACCGCGAGTGCATCGCGCCATCGGGTGAATGCCGCACGTCCGTCGACCGACTCGAGCAGCCGCGCCCAGCCGCCGGACCGGGGCGTGCGGCTCGTTCGTCCGATCCTCCGCGGGCGCGTTCGGGCACCGGTGGATGGGGCGTGGCGGTCGATGTGGTCGAAGGCCGTCCACGGGGTCGTGGGCTTGGGGAACATGGGGGCGCAGTGGTATTTCGGTGACCCTTCTCGGGCCGCCGCTCCGTGTGTTATGTCGGCTTGGCCGCGTTCATGTGCCGTTCCTTCGCCGCTGCATCGGTCGATAGGGGGCCGTTATAGGAATGCACGGATCGTTCCCTTTCGGAACCGAGCAGGAGGATTCCCATGTCCCGGCTTCCCTTCGCCCGCCGCGCGTTGATCGTGGCGGTGGCCACCGGCTCCCTGCTGACCCTCGACTCCCCGGCCGCCCTCGCGGCCACCGGCATCGTCAAGACGAGCGGGGCGGCGCTGACCGTGCGCACCGGCCCCGGCGGCGGCTACGCGAGCGCGGGCTCGGTCGCCAACGGCAGGACGGTCACCATCACCTGTCAGACGCGGGGGACCACCGTCACCGGGCCCTTCGGGACCAGCAGCATCTGGGACAAGATCACCAGCCCGGCCGGATACGTGTCCGACGCCTACATCTACACCGGGTCCGACGGCACGGTGGCGCCTCCCTGCATTCAGACGGTCGCGAACGACTATCCGTACACGTCCGACTCGTGGCACCAGGCCGACCCCTGGAACTTCTACAAGCGCGAATGCGTGTCCTGGGCGGCCTGGCGGGTCCGGCAGCGGCTCGGCGTGGACTTCCACAACCACTTCCGCGGCGTTCACTGGGGCAACGCGGACAACTGGGACGACGCCGCCCGCGCCGTCGGCATTCGGGTGGACGACACGGCCAAGGTCGGCTCCGTCGCGCAGTGGAACTCCGGCACGTTCGGGCACGTCGCCTACGTCGCCCGCGTCAACAGCGACGGAACCGTTCTGCTGGAGGAGTACAACAAGGGCGGCGCCCACCTCTACGGCACCCGTACCGTCACCAAGGCCGACGTCGAGAACTACCTCCACTTCTAGGCATCGCCCGACCGGTCGTTCGTGCCGTAACGGCTCAAGAACATGTCCACGCCGTCCTTGACCAGCCGGTCGGCGAGGTCCTCGGGGAGCGCGGCGCCGAAGGATCCCACGATCAGGTGCGGGTAGATGGTCAGGCCGAAGAACTGAACGGCGGCCACGTCGAGCTCGGCGATGTCGAGGTGCCCGCGCGCGCACAGATCGCCGAGGACCTCGCCCAGGGCGGCGGCGGAGCGGCTCGGGCCCCGTCGCTGGTAGGCCCGGCCGAGCTCGGGGAAGCGGCGCAGTTCACCGGTGACGAGGTTGCGCAGCGCCAGCCTGGACGGATCGGTGGCCGCGGCCACCAGGGCGCGGGCGACATGGGTCAGCGCCTCACGCGCGTCCTCGGCGTCGGCGAGATGGGCCCGGACCTCGGCCATGTCCGCGTGCGCCTCGTCCATGGCCTGCCCCACGACCTCGGTGAACAGGTCCTCCTTGGTGCTGAAGTGGTTGTAGACGGTCACCTTGGACACGCCCGCCGCGGCGGCGATCACGTCCATGCTGACGTCGAACCCCTCGCGGACGAACGCCTCGCGGGCGGCGGTCACGATGGCCTGCCGGTTGCGTTCGGCGCGCTTGCCCGACGGCGCGGGCGCTCTCGTGTCGTTCTTCACCACACCGGCACCCTATCGCGAACTTAACTCTTGAGTACAGTACAACCTTCCTGTACGGTTCAGTTCAGTTAGCGATGCGCTCCTAGTGGGAGGAACCGGATGATCTCCACCTCGACCGCGGCCCTGTCCCTCCGGGTGCCCGGTGCGCGCCTCCACTACGAGGTGCGCGGCCGGGGGCCCCTGGTGGCCCTCGTCGGCGCGCCGATGGACGCCGCCTCCTTCGCGCCACCGGCCGAGCTGCTGGCCACCGACCACACCGTCCTCACCACCGACCCCCGCGGGATCAACCGCAGCGTCCTCGACGACCCCACCCAGGCCTCCACGCCCGAACTGCGCGCCGACGACCTCTCCCGGCTGCTGACCCATCTCGACGCCGGACCGGCCGCGGTCCTGGGATCCAGCGGCGGCGCCGTGACCGCGCTCGCCCTGGCCCAGGCCCGCCCCGACCAGGTCCACACCGTCATCGCCCACGAACCGCCGCTGGTCGAGCTGCTCGACGACCGTGAACGGATCCACGCGCAGACCGACGACGTCATCACCACCTACCTGGCCGGCGACGTCATCGGCGCTTGGACCACGTTCATGGCCCAGGCGGACATCGAGCTGCCCGAAGGCGCGATCGAGGTGATGTTCGGCGGCGAACGCGATCCGCGGACGGTCGCCGACGAACGCCGCTGGTTCGCCCACGAACTGCGCGCGACCACCCACTGGCGGCCCGACCTGGACGCCCTCCGATCGATCACCACCCGCATCGTGATCGGCATAGGCGTCGACTCGACCGGGCAGGAATGTGACCACACCTCCCGGGCGCTCGCCGCCGCGCTGGGCATCGAGCCCACCCTGTTCCCCGGCGACCACACCGGCTTCGCCGACGACCCCGCCCGGTTCGTCACCGCGCTCCGCGCCGTTCTGAACGATCGGCCGGAGCCGCACTCACCCGCCGGCGCACCACCGACCACGACGCTCGGACCGTTCCAGGGTCCTCACCGAGACCGCCTCGACCCCGGAGACCCGTCATGACCCCGTTCACCCGCGTCGCCATGGCGCCCGACGTGGAGGCCGAACGGCTCGAACTCGCCGACCTCCTCGACACGCTCGCCGACCACGAATGGCGGACACCGTCCCTGTGCGCCGGCTGGACCGTACGCGACGTGGCCGCCCACCTCACGCTCGCCGACCGAAAGTTCACCGCCACGCTCCTGCGCGGAATCCGCGCCCGCGGCGACTTCGACCGCGTGACCGCGGAGATGGCCCGCGAACGAGCCCTCCGCCACACCCCGGCCGACCTGGTGGCGCAGATCCGCGAAACGGCGGGACGCCCCCGACGCTTCCCGATGAGCGGCCCACTCGACCCCCTGGCCGACATCCTGGTACACGCCCAGGACATCGCCCGCCCACTCGGCCGAGAGCACCCCATGCCCATCGAACGCACCCTGCCGGCGCTGCAGCACGTATGGACGAGCCTCTTCTACGGCACCCGCAAACGCTTCGCCGGCCTGCGGCTCGTCGCCACCGACGCCGACTGGACGGCCGGCGACGGCCCCCAAGAGGTACGAGGCCCGACCGCCGCCCTACTCCTCCTCGCCACCGGCCGCCCCACGGCCCTGCCCGACCTGACCGGCAACGGCGTCACCGAGTCCGCAACACGGCTGAAGTAGCCGTCAACGGCCGCACCACCCACGTCACCGGCAGGGGACTCCGAGACCCGTAGATCCGACGACGCGGCAAACCGCCCCGCCCGCCCCGAACGGCCTCACACAGGTCGGCTAGGTACGCGATACCGCCACGGCGCAATCGCGACCGAGCAATCTGACCCCTGAGACCACCGACCGTCCGCGCCGCAGGCGGGTTGACCGGCTACGCACCGAGGTCAGGGGGGCATCGACGCACCCCGGCGGTGGAAGCTGTCCACCGACGTCACCGTCAAGCTTGCCGTCGCCCACCGGCCCGTCGACCTCGGCTCTCGATCCGGCGTACGTGCCGTTCATGCTGCCCGGCCCGGCGGCGCCGAGCGCGATCGAGGAACAAGGTGAGCGGGTCCGCGGCCAGCTCGTACAACTCGACCTCGAACGGGTCGGCGTCGAACTCGATGAGACGAGCCAGGGCATCCCGGTCCTGCTCGGCGGTGCCGCTCTTGTGCACCCGCTCCCGCCAGACCTGCGCGCTCACCTCCGCCGCGTCCACGCCCCGACGGTAGCCCAGAACGCATCAGGTCACGGCGAGAGATCGCCCGGTCCGCCCGTCGGGATGCGCATTCGCCAGGCAGAGTGCGCTTGACGGACGACTCTACCGAAGTCCCGCCCCTGCCGCCCCCTGCTCATCGCCGCGCCGAGGGGCCACAGAGGCCCGGGCGGGCCTGCGGCGACGATCGGGTGTCCACCACCAAGACCGGCCGCCGTTCGAGTCCCGCGGTGCCGCCGCCGGGCCGGCGTCATTCGCGTCCACGGCGCGGGCGATCACCCACGCGGTCAGGAGGTCGCACCGCACGAATGCCGTGCTTACACGACAAAGGCCCCTCGCGGTGATCGCGAGGGGCCTTTGACCTGGGCGCAGCCGAAGGGATTCGAACCCCTAACCTTCTGATCCGTAGTCAGATGCTCTATCCGTTGAGCTACGGCTGCCAGCCACGGAAGAGCATACCGGGTGTCGAGGCTGAGGACGAATCGGTTCCGTGGGTCCGGTGGTGGAGGGGTGGGCGGTCAGGTGGTGTTCCGTCGGTGGTCGTCTGGGGGACCGGTCGCGGCAAGGTCACGCCCATAGCTTCCGGGCGCACCGAACGGAAGGTAGTGGGATGTCTCGAATCAGGCGTGCACTGGCCGGAGGGCTGGCCCTGGCGGCCACGGCGGGGGTTTGTGCGGCGGTGGCGGGGGCGAGCGAGTCCGCCGAGGCCGAGCGGGTGCGGCAGCCCGTGGTGATCGGGCACCGGGGGGCCAGTGGGCTGCGGCCGGAGCACACGCTGGGCGCGTACCGGGTGGCGATCTCGCAGGGGGCCGACTACATCGAGCCCGACATCGTGGCGACCAAGGACCGCAGGCTGGTGGCCCGGCACGACAACTGGCTGGCCGACTCCACCGACGTGGAGAAGCGGGCGGAGTTCGCCGACCGCAAGAAGACCAAGACGGTCGACGGGACCTCCCGTACCGACTGGTTCACCGAGGACTTCACGCTGGCGGAGCTGCGGACGCTGCGCACCGAGGAGCGGATCCCGGCGGTACGGCCGAACAACGCGGTGTTCGACGGGCTCGAGCCGATCCCCACGCTCGAGGAGGTCCTCGACCTGGCGCGCCGGCACGGGGTGGGCGTGTACCCGGAAACGAAGCACCCATCATATTTCGACGACCTCGGGCTCTCCATGGAGGAGCCGCTGGTCGCCACGCTGGGCCGGTACGGGTTCGACGGCCGCGGCGACAAGGTGTTCATCCAGTCGTTCGAGACCGCCAACCTGCGGGACCTGCGGAAGATGACCACCGTGCGGCTCGTTCAGTTGATCAACGGCTCGGGCGCGCCGTACGACTTCGTCGAGAGCGGGGACGAGCGGACGTACGCCGATCTGGTCAAGCCCGAGGGCCTGAAGTGGATCGCGTCGTACGCCCAGGGTGTCGGCCCGTCCACGAGCTGGATCGTTCCGGTGGACGCGTCCGGCCGGCTCGGCGCGCCGACCACGCTGGTGCGGGACGCGCACCGTCGCGGTCTGACCGTGCACACCTGGACGGTACGGAACGAGAACGAGTTCCTGCCCGCCGACTTCCGGCAGGGCAACACCGCCGCGCCCGATCACCGGCGGGCGACCGGCGACGTCGGCGGCTGGTTGGCCCGGCTCTACAGCCTCGGTGTGGACGGGGTCTTCTGTGACGATCCGTCGGCCGGTGTGGCGGCTCGTACGGAGATTTTCGGTTCCTGACCCTTATGGGGAACTTACTCGGCGGTCCCGGCATCGAAGGGAAGGTGTTCGAGGCGGCACCGCAAGCTCCCCTACTCACGCCTCCACGACCCCCTACCGAAAGTGAGCCTCCCCCATGCGTGTGCGAACCACCAGGATCCTCGGCGTTGTCGCCCTCGGTGGTGCGTTGCTGTCGTCCACCGCCTGCATCCCCGGGGTCGGCGGCGGCGACAAGACCGCGGCCTGCAAGAAGATGCAGCAGGAGATCGCGTCCATCGGCGTCAAGGCGCAGGGCAACCTCAGCAACCCCACCGCCCTCGCCCAGACCTACACGGACGCGGCCAACAACGTCCGCAGTGAGGGCAAGAAGGCCGGCGGCGACGTCGAAGAGGCCGCCAACCAGGTCGCGTCGGACCTCGACGGCCTGGCGGACACCCTCCGCCAGGCCGGCCAGGGCAACCCGAGCATCCCGGACGGCAGCAAGCTGACCAGCAGCGGAGTCAAGCTCCAGCAGGCCTGCAACTCCTGACCCTTGCCGTCACCCCCGTCCCATCGGCCCTCGAGGCCCGGGGCGGGGGTGTCGCGCGGGTACGGCCTCGTCGCCGCGGACCGGCAGGATCCGCCCCCAGACCTCCGGGGTCGCACTTTGCCGCCCGGTCCGCGGACCGGTAGCCTGTGTGCGGCCCACCGGGCCTCCAGGAGGATTCGCCTAGTCAGGTCTATGGCGCCGCACTGCTAATGCGGTTTGGGTGCAAGCCCATCCGGGGTTCAAATCCCCGATCCTCCGCCTTCCGACCAGCGAGGTTGCGTCGCACGACGCAACCTCGCTGTCTCGTTCCGGGGCTCATCGGGTGTTCACCTACGAGGACGGCCGGGAGCTGTGTCCGCAGCCGCTCCAGGTCCGTCGTGCTTGAGCTTGCGTGCGACCGTCGCCTGCGTGGCGTTCGCCCGATCACGTCCCGTCGGCCGACCTCAGTCCCGCCTTCCGGAAGGAAGCGATTCTGGCGAATTGAAGAATCCTTCAACCACGCTGGTGTGCAGGCGTCACAGTGTCCCCTCCTCCGCCACCGAAGTGGACTGGCGAACGAGGGGCTTGGGGTCCAGGCGTATCCGCAGCCGATCGCCGAGGACGGCGACGGCCTGCGGCATCGTCGGGGCGGCGGCGCGTGCGTTGACGGGCCCGCCGTCGAGGTCGATGCGGGCCGACGCGAGCGCCGGGTTCCTCACCGCCGGGTCGGCCAGCACGCCGAGGGTGACCTGGATCGAGCGCGCCGGTTCCGGGACATGGGCGAGGACGCGGCCGACCTCCTGCCGGGCCCGATCGACGTCCTCGGGCGCGACAAGCCTGGTCGCCGCGATACGGATGGCCTGTTGTTCCTGCCGTGACACGTCATCTCCTCCGGGAGTGAGTCGAACGGGGAACGCCGTCGGCGCTGTCCTCGCAACGGCGGTCTCTCACACCAAGGTTTGTCCCTTTTGAGCGTGGGCGGACACGGAGGTTCGTCACACCACGCACTGGCCGGCGGCGATTTCGGACTCCCGCCGCAGGTCACGCCCATTCCGCACGCCCTGAAGTCGCGAACGACGTGATGAACGCCATGGCCGTGGCCGGACACGGCGAGTGACGGAAGCCCTTTTCGCCTGTCGGGATCAGCGCTGCGTCGGCGGTGCTTGGTCGTTGGTCCGCGGGGTGAACAACGGGACGTCGATATCGGGAGTACCGATATCGCGGCGCATGGCGATGACGGTGTCCTGGAACGCCTCGTAGTACCCCTGGTTGATGACCTTGAACTCCGGGTCGTCGACCTGGCCGCCGTTCGCCAGCACGTCCCGGACCTCGCGAAGTCGACGAAAGGTCAGGAGTGCGGGCTCGATCACGGAAGACGGCGCAGCGAGCATGAGATCGAACCGGCGGGCGTACAACTCGGCCGGGCCGAACGCCTCCAAGATGCCGACGCGTCGGGTGGCCTCGTCGGATCGGTGCTCAGGCCGGGCCGCCGACCAGACCGCTGAGTGGGCGTGCGCGGACGCCGCGAGGAACTGGACGTAGATGCCGCGCCGGACCTGGCTGGACTCGTGCTGTTGTGATCGTTTCCAGCGAGCCCGTTCGGTCCACCCGGTGCCCCCGATGCCGACGACCACGCCCAAGAGCGCGCCCAGAGGCGCCAGCCACTCCACGGTCGGCATCCTAGGCGCAATGAGCGCGTCCGGCACCTGCGGATGTCCCACTGAGGCGGCGGCCCGGCTCTGCTGCGCAACAGGAGAGCACTTCGGCCCGGCACCGGCACGATCGAACCGAGCCAAGGCCCTGGCGCGGAACGGTGTCCGGTCGCACCACGTGCGGCGGGCGGCTCAACGCTTCGCGCATGCGCGTTCTAGCGCTGAGACCGGTCTCAGACGGACAGGATCGGGCATCCTCGCCGAACCTGCGGGTAGATGGGTGACGTGGCGGTGGGCGGGCCGGTGTCTGAACCAGTCCGATGGGTTCCGGTGGTTCACGGTCTATATGCGTGACCCACCGAAGCCGACATTCCTGGGAGTCATCGTGCAGATCAGCAACGTCTTGGCGGGAGTGGCCGTGTCGGACCTCCCGCGTGCCCGGCGCTGGTATGAGTCGCTCTTCGGCCGTGGCGTCGACGCCGAGCCGATGGCCGGCCTGGTGGAGTGGCACACCCCCGGCGGCGTCGTCCAACTCGTCTCCGACCCGGAACGCGCCGGCGGATCGCTGGTCACGCTCCAGGTCCCCGACGCCCGGCAGGCCCTCACCGAACTGGCCGAACGAGACGGGCCGACGGTCGACCTCGACGACACCACCTCCGACAAGGTCCTGTTCGCCCGGGTCACCGATCCCGACGGCAACGCGATCACCGTTGTCCAGGTCCGCGAAGGCGTCCGGCTCTCCCCGTGACCCGCGACGACCGGGCGACCAGGTGGACCTGATCGACGACGCGCCCCCGACCTGACCAGGCACGGGGGGCGAAGACCGCAAGGCGAAGGAGTGGGAAATGCTGCGAGGACTGGCCACCGTGAACTATTGGGTGGACGACGTGGAAGCCGCGAAGCGGTGGTACACCGAGTTGCTCGGCATCGAGCCGTACTTCGAGCGGCCGATCGAGGGGCCGACGCAGTACTGCGAGTTCCGGGTCGGCGCCCAGCAGGACGAACTCGGCCTGATCGACAGCGCCTGGCAGCCCAAGGGCGCGGCGCAGATCCCCGGCGGCGCGATCATCCACTGGCACGTGGACGACGTCAAGGCGGCGTTCGAACGCCTGCTGTCCATGGGGGCCGAGGAATACGAGCCGATCACCGAACGCGAGGCCGGCTTCGCCGACGCCTCGGTGGTCGATCCGTGGGGCAACATCCTCGGCATCCAGTACAACCCGCACTACCTGGAGATGTCGGGTTCCGCCTGACGATGCCCGAAACCTCGGCCGCCCTGCCTGAGCACGCGGGCCGGCCGACGCCCCCGACATGCGCAAGGTCACCGAGGGAGAGCGGCTGACGTTGAGCGCGAGCCTGGTGAAGACGGGCTA
The DNA window shown above is from Thermomonospora umbrina and carries:
- a CDS encoding CHAP domain-containing protein — protein: MSRLPFARRALIVAVATGSLLTLDSPAALAATGIVKTSGAALTVRTGPGGGYASAGSVANGRTVTITCQTRGTTVTGPFGTSSIWDKITSPAGYVSDAYIYTGSDGTVAPPCIQTVANDYPYTSDSWHQADPWNFYKRECVSWAAWRVRQRLGVDFHNHFRGVHWGNADNWDDAARAVGIRVDDTAKVGSVAQWNSGTFGHVAYVARVNSDGTVLLEEYNKGGAHLYGTRTVTKADVENYLHF
- a CDS encoding TetR/AcrR family transcriptional regulator; the encoded protein is MVKNDTRAPAPSGKRAERNRQAIVTAAREAFVREGFDVSMDVIAAAAGVSKVTVYNHFSTKEDLFTEVVGQAMDEAHADMAEVRAHLADAEDAREALTHVARALVAAATDPSRLALRNLVTGELRRFPELGRAYQRRGPSRSAAALGEVLGDLCARGHLDIAELDVAAVQFFGLTIYPHLIVGSFGAALPEDLADRLVKDGVDMFLSRYGTNDRSGDA
- a CDS encoding alpha/beta fold hydrolase — protein: MISTSTAALSLRVPGARLHYEVRGRGPLVALVGAPMDAASFAPPAELLATDHTVLTTDPRGINRSVLDDPTQASTPELRADDLSRLLTHLDAGPAAVLGSSGGAVTALALAQARPDQVHTVIAHEPPLVELLDDRERIHAQTDDVITTYLAGDVIGAWTTFMAQADIELPEGAIEVMFGGERDPRTVADERRWFAHELRATTHWRPDLDALRSITTRIVIGIGVDSTGQECDHTSRALAAALGIEPTLFPGDHTGFADDPARFVTALRAVLNDRPEPHSPAGAPPTTTLGPFQGPHRDRLDPGDPS
- a CDS encoding maleylpyruvate isomerase family mycothiol-dependent enzyme; translated protein: MTPFTRVAMAPDVEAERLELADLLDTLADHEWRTPSLCAGWTVRDVAAHLTLADRKFTATLLRGIRARGDFDRVTAEMARERALRHTPADLVAQIRETAGRPRRFPMSGPLDPLADILVHAQDIARPLGREHPMPIERTLPALQHVWTSLFYGTRKRFAGLRLVATDADWTAGDGPQEVRGPTAALLLLATGRPTALPDLTGNGVTESATRLK
- a CDS encoding glycerophosphodiester phosphodiesterase, with the protein product MSRIRRALAGGLALAATAGVCAAVAGASESAEAERVRQPVVIGHRGASGLRPEHTLGAYRVAISQGADYIEPDIVATKDRRLVARHDNWLADSTDVEKRAEFADRKKTKTVDGTSRTDWFTEDFTLAELRTLRTEERIPAVRPNNAVFDGLEPIPTLEEVLDLARRHGVGVYPETKHPSYFDDLGLSMEEPLVATLGRYGFDGRGDKVFIQSFETANLRDLRKMTTVRLVQLINGSGAPYDFVESGDERTYADLVKPEGLKWIASYAQGVGPSTSWIVPVDASGRLGAPTTLVRDAHRRGLTVHTWTVRNENEFLPADFRQGNTAAPDHRRATGDVGGWLARLYSLGVDGVFCDDPSAGVAARTEIFGS
- a CDS encoding VOC family protein, whose product is MQISNVLAGVAVSDLPRARRWYESLFGRGVDAEPMAGLVEWHTPGGVVQLVSDPERAGGSLVTLQVPDARQALTELAERDGPTVDLDDTTSDKVLFARVTDPDGNAITVVQVREGVRLSP
- a CDS encoding VOC family protein encodes the protein MLRGLATVNYWVDDVEAAKRWYTELLGIEPYFERPIEGPTQYCEFRVGAQQDELGLIDSAWQPKGAAQIPGGAIIHWHVDDVKAAFERLLSMGAEEYEPITEREAGFADASVVDPWGNILGIQYNPHYLEMSGSA